The Pseudomonas azotoformans genome has a segment encoding these proteins:
- the pip gene encoding prolyl aminopeptidase, producing MQTWFPQIKPHARHDLAVDDIHTLYVDESGSPEGLPVVFIHGGPGSGCDAQSRCYFDPNLYRIVTFDQRGCGRSTPRASLENNTTWDLVADLERIREHLGIDKWVLFGGSWGSTLSLAYAQTHPERVLGLIVRGIFLARPQDIHWFYQEGASRLFPDYWQDYIAPIPPEERHDMIAAYHKRLTGNDQIAQMHAAKAWSGWEGRMLGLCPSPQHVERFSEPQRALSIARIECHYFTNNSFLEPNQLIRDMHKIAHLPGVIIHGRYDMICTLDNAWELHQAWPNSELQVIREAGHAASEPGITDALVRATSQMARRLLDLPPEEA from the coding sequence ATGCAGACTTGGTTCCCGCAGATCAAACCCCACGCCCGGCACGATCTGGCCGTCGATGACATCCACACGCTGTACGTCGATGAAAGTGGCTCCCCCGAAGGCTTGCCCGTCGTCTTTATCCATGGTGGCCCGGGTTCCGGTTGTGATGCCCAGAGCCGTTGCTATTTCGACCCTAACTTGTACCGCATCGTCACCTTCGACCAGCGTGGCTGCGGGCGCTCCACCCCGCGCGCCAGCCTGGAAAACAACACCACCTGGGACCTGGTCGCCGACCTTGAGCGCATCCGCGAGCATCTGGGCATCGACAAGTGGGTACTGTTCGGCGGCTCGTGGGGCTCGACCCTGTCACTGGCCTACGCGCAAACCCATCCCGAGCGTGTGCTCGGCCTGATCGTGCGCGGCATTTTCCTGGCCCGGCCGCAGGACATCCATTGGTTCTACCAGGAAGGCGCGAGCCGCCTGTTCCCGGATTACTGGCAGGACTACATTGCGCCGATCCCGCCGGAAGAGCGTCACGACATGATCGCGGCCTACCACAAGCGCCTCACCGGCAACGACCAGATCGCCCAGATGCACGCGGCCAAGGCCTGGTCCGGCTGGGAAGGGCGCATGCTCGGCCTGTGCCCGAGCCCGCAGCATGTGGAGCGGTTTTCCGAGCCACAGCGCGCGCTGTCCATCGCGCGGATCGAGTGCCACTACTTCACCAACAACTCCTTCCTGGAGCCCAACCAGCTGATCCGCGATATGCACAAGATCGCCCATCTGCCTGGCGTAATCATTCACGGGCGCTACGATATGATTTGCACTTTGGATAACGCCTGGGAGTTGCACCAGGCGTGGCCCAACAGTGAGTTGCAGGTGATTCGCGAGGCCGGCCATGCCGCGTCCGAGCCCGGCATCACCGATGCCTTGGTGCGGGCGACCAGCCAGATGGCACGTCGCTTGCTCGACCTGCCGCCCGAAGAAGCATGA
- the dtd gene encoding D-aminoacyl-tRNA deacylase, protein MKGLLQRVRGARVEVAGEIVGAIDQGLLVLVAVEPADTPESADKLLHKLLNYRVFSDDEGKMNLSLKDIDGGLLLVSQFTLAADTKSGLRPSFSTAAPPALGAALFDHLLLQAQQLHGKVASGRFGADMQVHLVNDGPVTFLLQT, encoded by the coding sequence ATGAAGGGCCTGCTGCAACGGGTGCGCGGCGCCCGGGTCGAGGTTGCGGGCGAAATCGTCGGCGCCATCGACCAGGGGTTGCTGGTGCTGGTGGCCGTCGAGCCTGCGGATACGCCGGAGAGTGCCGATAAGCTGTTACACAAGCTGTTGAACTATCGGGTGTTCAGCGACGACGAAGGCAAGATGAACCTGTCGTTGAAGGATATCGACGGCGGTTTGTTGCTGGTGTCGCAGTTCACCCTGGCGGCGGATACCAAGAGCGGGCTGCGGCCGAGCTTCTCTACAGCGGCCCCACCGGCCCTGGGAGCGGCGCTTTTTGATCACTTGCTGTTACAAGCGCAACAATTGCATGGCAAGGTGGCGTCAGGGCGTTTTGGCGCGGATATGCAGGTGCATTTGGTCAATGATGGCCCTGTGACCTTCCTCTTGCAGACGTGA
- a CDS encoding glucan biosynthesis protein G: MIVSPCNAPKLSAKRLRNALVTGSALFCLFGAGQLWAFSLDDVSAKAKELAGQKYEAPRSNLPNEFREMKFADYQKIRFRNEKAEWADQNTPFKLSFYHQGMHFDTPVKINEVTADSVQEIKYDPTRFDFGDVKFDPKATEQLGYAGFRVLYPINKADKQDEIMTMLGASYFRVVGKGQAYGLSARGMAIDTALPSGEEFPRFTEFWIERPKPGEKQLVIFALLDSPRATGAYRLILRPGTDTIVDVKSQMFLRDKVSKLGVAPLTSMYLFGANQPSKVLNYRRELHDSSGLSIHAGNGEWIWRPLNNPKHLSVSNFTVENPKGFGLLQRGRDFSHYEDLDDNYDKRPSAWIEPEGDWGKGTVNLVEIPTADETNDNIVAFWSPAELPEVGKPLDVSYRLHWTMDEKALHPADSAWVKQTLRSTGDVKQSNLIRQPDGSVAYLVDFEGPSLKALPSDAPVRSQVSVSDNAELVENSVRYNEHTKGWRLTLRMKIKDAGKPTEMRAALVQDVAPPAPEQDSSHVLKADKVLAKQHEKQAKKDAKDKEAKQPEAAPATPEPIKTEQVLTETWSYQLPADE; this comes from the coding sequence GTGATTGTTAGTCCCTGTAATGCACCAAAATTGTCTGCCAAACGGTTACGAAACGCACTGGTGACGGGCTCCGCCCTGTTTTGCCTGTTCGGCGCGGGTCAACTGTGGGCATTCAGTCTGGATGATGTGTCGGCCAAGGCAAAAGAGCTGGCCGGGCAGAAATACGAAGCTCCGCGCAGCAATCTGCCGAACGAATTCCGCGAAATGAAGTTCGCGGACTATCAGAAGATTCGTTTCCGCAACGAAAAAGCCGAGTGGGCTGATCAAAACACCCCGTTCAAGCTGTCCTTCTATCACCAGGGTATGCACTTCGATACACCGGTGAAAATCAACGAAGTCACCGCCGACAGCGTCCAGGAAATCAAATACGACCCGACGCGCTTCGATTTCGGCGACGTGAAGTTTGATCCTAAAGCCACCGAACAGCTGGGTTATGCCGGCTTCCGTGTGCTGTACCCGATCAACAAGGCCGACAAACAAGACGAAATCATGACCATGCTCGGCGCGAGCTACTTCCGCGTAGTCGGCAAGGGCCAGGCGTACGGTCTGTCTGCCCGTGGCATGGCGATCGACACTGCATTGCCGTCCGGCGAAGAATTCCCGCGTTTCACCGAGTTCTGGATCGAGCGTCCAAAGCCGGGCGAGAAGCAGTTGGTGATCTTTGCCCTGCTGGACTCCCCACGGGCGACCGGCGCGTATCGCCTGATCCTGCGTCCGGGCACCGACACCATTGTCGACGTGAAATCCCAGATGTTCCTGCGCGACAAGGTCAGCAAACTGGGCGTTGCCCCGTTGACCAGCATGTACCTGTTCGGCGCGAATCAGCCTTCCAAAGTGCTGAACTACCGTCGTGAGCTGCACGATTCCAGCGGTCTGTCGATCCATGCCGGTAATGGCGAGTGGATCTGGCGCCCACTGAACAACCCAAAACACCTGTCGGTCAGCAACTTCACCGTAGAAAACCCGAAGGGTTTCGGCCTGCTGCAACGCGGTCGCGACTTCAGCCACTACGAAGACCTCGACGACAACTACGACAAGCGCCCAAGCGCCTGGATCGAGCCTGAGGGCGACTGGGGCAAAGGCACCGTCAACCTGGTAGAGATTCCGACTGCCGATGAAACCAACGACAACATCGTTGCGTTCTGGAGCCCTGCGGAACTGCCGGAAGTCGGCAAACCGCTGGACGTTTCCTACCGCCTGCACTGGACCATGGACGAAAAAGCCTTGCACCCGGCCGACAGCGCCTGGGTCAAGCAGACCCTGCGTTCTACCGGTGATGTGAAGCAATCCAACCTGATCCGCCAGCCTGACGGCAGCGTGGCTTACCTGGTGGACTTCGAGGGCCCGTCCCTCAAGGCCCTGCCGTCGGATGCCCCGGTGCGCAGCCAAGTGAGTGTCAGCGACAACGCTGAACTGGTTGAGAACAGCGTGCGCTACAACGAACACACCAAAGGCTGGCGCCTGACCCTGCGCATGAAGATCAAGGACGCAGGCAAGCCGACCGAAATGCGCGCGGCGCTGGTGCAAGATGTTGCCCCACCTGCGCCTGAACAGGACTCGAGCCACGTGCTCAAGGCTGACAAGGTCCTGGCCAAGCAGCACGAGAAACAGGCCAAGAAAGACGCGAAAGACAAGGAAGCCAAGCAGCCAGAAGCTGCCCCAGCCACACCGGAGCCGATCAAGACCGAACAAGTCCTGACCGAAACCTGGAGCTACCAGTTGCCTGCCGATGAGTAA
- the mdoH gene encoding glucans biosynthesis glucosyltransferase MdoH, which translates to MSNSQVQPETLQEYLAHLPMTAEQRAELAGCTSFTELHERLSSSTFDAPVDAAQASVGTRLTLNTAEELQDAEMLAVDAAGRVCLKATPPIRRTRVVPEPWRTNILVRGWRRLTGRSNPPAPPKDERVLPAARWRTVGSIRRYILLVLMLGQTIVAGWYMKGIMPYQGWSLVDFDEIRNQTLLQTATQVLPYALQTSILIMFGILFCWVSAGFWTALMGFLELLTGHDKYRISGKSAGDEPIPKDARTALVMPICNEDVPRVFAGLRATFESVAATGDLDRFDFFVLSDSNDADICIAEQQAWLDVCREAGGFGKIFYRRRRRRVKRKSGNLDDFCRRWGGDYKYMVVLDADSVMSGECLTSLVRLMEATPDAGIIQTAPRASGMDTLYARMQQFATRVYGPLFTAGLHFWQLGESHYWGHNAIIRMKPFIEHCALAPLPGKGAFAGSILSHDFVEAALMRRAGWGVWIAYDLPGSYEELPPNLLDELKRDRRWCHGNLMNFRLFLVKGMHPVHRAVFLTGVMSYLSAPLWFLFLVLSTALLAVNTLMEPQYFMAPRQLYPLWPQWHPDKAVALFSTTIVLLFLPKLLSIILIWAKGAKEFGGKFKVTLSMLLEMLFSMLLAPVRMIFHTRFVLAAFLGWAATWNSPQRDDDSTPWSEAVKRHGPQTVLGFLWALLVVWLNPSFLWWLVPIVGSLMLSIPVSVISSRVGLGLKSRDESLFLIPEEYNPPQALLSTEQYTHENRWHALNDGFVRSVVDPQQNALACALATSRHREAEPIEYLRTERVRHALKVGPAGLNNGERLALLSDPVALARLHEHVWNEGHAEWLAAWRDSIKADPHAPLLPLQPLSSQAQPA; encoded by the coding sequence ATGAGTAATTCTCAAGTCCAGCCAGAAACTCTGCAGGAGTATCTGGCGCATCTACCGATGACCGCTGAGCAGCGCGCCGAACTGGCGGGCTGCACATCCTTCACCGAGTTGCACGAGCGCTTGTCGTCCTCGACCTTCGACGCGCCGGTCGACGCCGCCCAGGCGTCGGTTGGCACGCGGTTGACCCTCAACACCGCCGAAGAGCTGCAAGACGCCGAAATGCTGGCGGTCGACGCTGCTGGCCGCGTGTGCCTGAAGGCCACGCCGCCAATCCGTCGTACCCGCGTGGTGCCGGAGCCGTGGCGCACCAATATCCTGGTGCGCGGCTGGCGCCGACTCACCGGGCGCAGCAATCCTCCGGCGCCGCCGAAGGATGAGCGTGTATTGCCGGCTGCGCGCTGGCGTACGGTCGGTTCGATCCGTCGTTACATCCTGCTGGTGCTGATGCTCGGCCAGACCATCGTGGCTGGCTGGTACATGAAAGGCATCATGCCGTACCAGGGTTGGTCGCTGGTCGACTTCGACGAAATCCGCAACCAGACCCTGCTGCAAACTGCCACCCAGGTACTGCCATACGCTTTGCAAACCAGCATCCTGATCATGTTCGGGATCCTGTTCTGCTGGGTGTCGGCCGGTTTCTGGACCGCGTTGATGGGCTTCCTGGAATTGCTGACGGGTCACGATAAATACCGGATCTCCGGTAAAAGTGCCGGTGACGAGCCGATTCCAAAAGACGCCCGTACCGCGCTGGTGATGCCGATCTGCAACGAAGACGTGCCTCGGGTATTTGCCGGTTTGCGCGCCACGTTCGAATCGGTCGCCGCAACCGGTGACCTGGACCGCTTCGACTTCTTCGTGCTCAGCGACAGTAATGACGCCGACATCTGCATCGCCGAGCAGCAAGCCTGGCTCGACGTGTGCCGCGAAGCCGGTGGCTTCGGCAAGATCTTCTATCGCCGCCGTCGCCGTCGCGTAAAGCGCAAGAGTGGCAACCTCGACGACTTCTGCCGTCGTTGGGGCGGTGACTACAAGTACATGGTCGTGCTCGACGCGGACAGCGTGATGAGCGGCGAGTGCCTGACCAGCCTGGTACGCCTGATGGAAGCCACGCCGGATGCCGGGATCATCCAGACCGCGCCGCGTGCGTCGGGCATGGACACCCTGTATGCGCGCATGCAGCAGTTCGCTACCCGCGTGTATGGCCCGCTGTTCACCGCCGGCTTGCACTTCTGGCAGCTGGGTGAATCCCACTACTGGGGTCACAACGCAATCATCCGCATGAAGCCGTTCATCGAGCACTGCGCCCTGGCGCCGTTGCCGGGCAAAGGCGCGTTCGCCGGTTCCATCCTGTCCCACGACTTCGTTGAAGCGGCGTTGATGCGCCGTGCCGGCTGGGGCGTGTGGATTGCCTACGATTTGCCGGGCAGCTATGAAGAGTTGCCGCCGAACCTGCTGGACGAACTCAAGCGTGACCGTCGCTGGTGCCACGGCAACCTGATGAACTTCCGCCTGTTCCTGGTGAAGGGCATGCACCCGGTGCACCGTGCGGTGTTCCTGACCGGCGTGATGTCCTACTTGTCGGCGCCGTTGTGGTTCCTGTTCCTGGTGCTGTCCACGGCCCTGCTGGCGGTGAACACCCTGATGGAACCGCAGTACTTCATGGCGCCACGCCAGTTGTACCCGCTGTGGCCGCAATGGCATCCGGACAAGGCGGTGGCGCTGTTCTCCACCACCATCGTGTTGCTGTTCCTGCCGAAACTGCTGAGCATCATCCTGATCTGGGCCAAGGGCGCGAAAGAGTTCGGCGGCAAGTTCAAGGTGACCTTGTCGATGCTGCTGGAGATGCTGTTCTCCATGCTGCTGGCGCCGGTGCGGATGATTTTCCACACCCGCTTTGTACTCGCCGCGTTCCTCGGCTGGGCTGCGACCTGGAACTCGCCGCAGCGTGACGACGACTCCACCCCATGGAGCGAAGCGGTCAAGCGCCACGGTCCGCAAACCGTGTTGGGCTTCCTGTGGGCCCTGCTGGTGGTGTGGTTGAACCCGAGCTTCCTGTGGTGGTTGGTGCCGATTGTGGGGTCGCTGATGCTGTCGATCCCGGTGTCGGTGATCTCCAGCCGTGTCGGGCTGGGCCTCAAGTCCCGCGACGAGAGCCTGTTCCTGATCCCCGAGGAATACAATCCGCCGCAAGCGTTGCTGTCGACCGAGCAGTACACCCACGAAAACCGTTGGCATGCGCTGAACGATGGCTTCGTGCGCTCGGTGGTCGACCCGCAGCAGAACGCCCTGGCCTGCGCCTTGGCGACCTCGCGTCACCGTGAAGCGGAGCCGATCGAGTACCTGCGTACCGAACGTGTGCGTCACGCGTTGAAAGTCGGCCCGGCCGGCCTCAACAACGGTGAACGCCTGGCTCTGTTGAGCGACCCGGTCGCCCTGGCTCGCCTGCATGAGCACGTCTGGAACGAAGGCCATGCCGAGTGGCTCGCCGCCTGGCGTGACTCGATCAAGGCTGATCCACACGCGCCGTTGCTACCGTTGCAACCGCTGTCGTCCCAGGCCCAACCGGCCTGA
- a CDS encoding transporter substrate-binding domain-containing protein produces MSKGYCLALLLSAAALIHMGLAQAGAIDDAVRRGVLKVGTTPTYVPFEMTDKQGRIIGFEIDLLKVMSQALGVELELVAVPYTELVAGLQAKKFDLIGSGMTVTQERNLKLNFSDSFIVVGQSVLLHPSLAGKVSSVEDLDDASYRIATTEGTTGELAARRFLGAARLSSFSTPEEGVRQVVQGKADAFIYDAPYNLIALNRPENTTLLALEQPFTFEPLAFGLKKGDFDSLNWINHFLNQIAQDGTYDRLHDKWFKDTAWLAEID; encoded by the coding sequence ATGAGCAAAGGCTATTGTTTGGCGCTGCTGCTAAGCGCTGCCGCATTGATTCACATGGGGTTGGCGCAGGCCGGCGCGATTGACGACGCCGTTCGACGCGGCGTGCTGAAGGTCGGCACCACACCCACCTATGTGCCCTTCGAAATGACCGACAAACAGGGGCGAATCATCGGCTTTGAAATCGACCTGCTCAAGGTCATGAGCCAAGCACTGGGTGTGGAACTTGAGTTGGTCGCAGTGCCCTACACCGAGCTGGTGGCGGGGTTGCAGGCGAAGAAATTCGACCTGATCGGCAGCGGCATGACGGTCACCCAGGAGCGCAACCTCAAGCTGAATTTCAGCGACTCGTTCATTGTGGTCGGCCAGTCCGTACTGTTGCATCCGAGCCTGGCGGGCAAGGTCAGCAGTGTCGAAGACCTGGACGACGCCAGCTACCGGATCGCCACCACCGAAGGCACCACCGGTGAGCTGGCGGCGCGACGGTTTCTAGGGGCGGCCCGACTCAGCAGCTTCTCAACACCGGAGGAAGGAGTACGCCAAGTGGTACAGGGCAAGGCAGATGCTTTTATTTATGACGCGCCCTACAACCTGATCGCCCTGAACCGCCCGGAAAACACCACGCTACTGGCGCTCGAGCAACCTTTCACGTTTGAACCGCTGGCGTTTGGCTTGAAAAAAGGCGATTTCGACAGCCTCAACTGGATCAATCATTTTCTCAACCAGATTGCCCAGGACGGCACCTACGATCGTCTTCACGATAAGTGGTTTAAAGACACCGCCTGGCTGGCGGAGATCGACTGA
- a CDS encoding transporter substrate-binding domain-containing protein → MKKYLSMLLLGVTALVAVNAAQAGAIDDAVKRGTLKVGMDPTYMPFQMTNKRGEIIGFEVDILKAMAKSMGVKFEPISTGYDGIIPALLTNKFDMIGSGMTLTQERNLRLNFSEPFIVVGQTLLIRKELEGTIKSYKDLNDEKYRLTSKLGTTGEMVAKKLISKAKYHGYDNEQEGVLDVVNGKADAFVYDAPYNVVAEKKVGNGKLVYLEEPFTFEPLAFGLKKGDYDSINFINNFLHQIRNDGTYDRIHDKWFKSSEWLKDME, encoded by the coding sequence ATGAAAAAGTATCTTTCGATGCTGCTGCTTGGCGTCACCGCGCTGGTCGCGGTCAATGCGGCCCAGGCCGGCGCCATCGATGATGCGGTCAAGCGCGGCACGCTGAAAGTCGGCATGGACCCGACCTACATGCCGTTCCAGATGACCAACAAACGCGGCGAAATCATCGGTTTCGAAGTGGACATCCTCAAGGCCATGGCCAAGTCCATGGGCGTCAAGTTCGAGCCAATCTCCACCGGCTACGACGGCATCATCCCGGCCCTGCTGACCAACAAGTTCGACATGATCGGCAGCGGCATGACCCTGACCCAGGAACGCAACCTGCGCCTGAACTTCAGCGAACCCTTCATCGTGGTCGGCCAGACCCTGCTGATCCGCAAGGAACTGGAAGGCACCATCAAGTCCTACAAAGACCTGAACGACGAGAAATACCGCCTGACCTCCAAGCTCGGTACCACCGGCGAAATGGTGGCCAAGAAGCTGATCTCCAAGGCCAAGTACCACGGCTATGACAACGAGCAGGAAGGCGTGCTGGATGTGGTCAACGGCAAGGCCGATGCCTTTGTGTATGACGCGCCGTACAACGTTGTGGCCGAGAAAAAGGTCGGTAACGGCAAGCTGGTGTACCTCGAAGAACCCTTCACCTTCGAACCTTTGGCGTTCGGCCTGAAGAAAGGCGACTACGACAGCATCAACTTCATCAACAACTTCCTGCACCAGATCCGCAACGACGGCACCTACGATCGCATCCATGACAAGTGGTTCAAGAGCTCCGAGTGGCTCAAGGACATGGAATAA
- a CDS encoding amino acid ABC transporter permease, with translation MKQKKAQWPWHLLTVVVLVGLAGALYYATSLMSYEWRWNRVPQYFAYQAETSQRAADISTVVELVRKGDIAEVTLRNDAGAEQKLTVADNSLQVARGDDVAEGDVVGVTRHWALGPLMWGLWTTLWLSVVSGILGLIIGLATGLCRLSSNPTLRDLSTIYVELVRGTPLLVQIFIFYFFIGTVLNLSREFAGIAALSLFTGAYVAEIVRAGVQSITRGQNEAARSLGLSASQSMRHVVLPQAFKRVLPPLAGQFISLVKDTSLVSVIAITELLKSGREVITTSFSPFEILFCVAGLYLLINLPLSKMASRLERRLAQSD, from the coding sequence ATGAAACAGAAAAAAGCCCAATGGCCCTGGCACCTGCTGACCGTGGTCGTGCTGGTCGGCCTGGCTGGCGCCTTGTACTACGCCACGTCGCTGATGTCCTACGAGTGGCGCTGGAACCGTGTACCGCAATACTTCGCCTACCAGGCTGAAACGTCCCAGCGCGCCGCTGATATCTCCACGGTCGTCGAGTTGGTACGCAAAGGCGATATCGCCGAAGTGACCTTGCGCAACGACGCGGGCGCCGAGCAAAAGCTGACCGTTGCCGACAACAGCCTGCAAGTGGCGCGTGGCGACGATGTGGCCGAAGGCGATGTGGTCGGCGTGACCCGCCATTGGGCGTTGGGCCCACTGATGTGGGGTTTGTGGACCACACTGTGGCTGTCTGTTGTCTCTGGCATCCTTGGCTTGATCATCGGCCTGGCGACCGGGCTGTGCCGCTTGTCCAGCAACCCGACCTTACGAGATTTGTCGACGATCTACGTCGAACTGGTACGCGGCACGCCGCTATTGGTGCAGATCTTCATTTTCTACTTCTTTATCGGAACGGTGCTCAACCTGTCCCGTGAATTTGCCGGGATCGCCGCGCTGTCGCTGTTCACCGGCGCCTACGTGGCGGAAATCGTCCGCGCTGGCGTGCAGTCCATTACCCGTGGCCAGAACGAAGCCGCGCGGTCCTTGGGCCTGAGCGCGAGCCAGTCAATGCGCCATGTGGTATTGCCGCAGGCGTTCAAGCGCGTGCTGCCGCCATTGGCTGGGCAATTTATCAGCCTGGTGAAAGACACTTCGCTGGTCTCGGTGATTGCGATTACCGAATTGCTCAAGAGCGGCCGTGAGGTGATCACCACCTCGTTCTCGCCTTTTGAAATCCTGTTCTGCGTCGCAGGCCTGTACCTGCTGATCAACCTGCCGCTGTCGAAAATGGCCAGCCGGCTTGAGCGGAGGCTCGCGCAAAGTGATTGA
- a CDS encoding amino acid ABC transporter ATP-binding protein: protein MIEVRDLVKVFDTRGQVVRAVDNVTTQVAKGEVLVVIGPSGSGKSTFLRCLNGLEEFDSGSVSIDGLQLADPKTDVNAYRREVGMVFQHFNLFPHMTVLENLCLAQKVVRKRSKKEREAKALALLEKVGIAQKANEFPSRLSGGQQQRVAIARALAMDPKVMLFDEPTSALDPEMVGEVLDVMKTLALEGMTMVCVTHEMGFAREVADRVLFFDHGKLLEDAAPAAFFDAPKDPRAQAFLRQVL, encoded by the coding sequence GTGATTGAAGTCCGCGATCTGGTAAAAGTCTTCGACACCCGTGGGCAGGTGGTCCGCGCGGTCGACAACGTGACCACCCAGGTGGCCAAGGGTGAAGTGCTGGTGGTGATCGGCCCGTCCGGCTCCGGCAAGTCCACCTTCTTGCGCTGCCTCAATGGCCTGGAAGAATTTGACTCGGGCTCGGTGAGCATCGACGGCCTGCAACTGGCCGACCCGAAGACCGACGTGAATGCCTATCGCCGCGAAGTCGGCATGGTGTTCCAGCATTTCAACCTGTTCCCCCACATGACGGTGCTGGAAAACCTGTGCCTGGCGCAGAAAGTCGTGCGCAAGCGCAGCAAGAAAGAGCGCGAGGCCAAAGCCCTGGCGTTGCTGGAAAAGGTCGGAATTGCACAGAAGGCCAATGAGTTTCCATCACGCTTGTCCGGTGGCCAACAGCAGCGCGTCGCGATTGCCAGGGCCCTGGCGATGGACCCCAAGGTCATGCTGTTCGACGAGCCCACCTCGGCGCTGGACCCGGAAATGGTCGGCGAAGTGCTGGACGTGATGAAGACCCTGGCCCTGGAAGGCATGACCATGGTCTGCGTTACCCACGAAATGGGCTTTGCCCGTGAAGTGGCTGACCGCGTGCTGTTTTTCGATCATGGCAAACTGCTGGAAGACGCCGCCCCGGCTGCGTTTTTCGATGCGCCGAAAGACCCACGGGCCCAAGCTTTCCTGCGTCAGGTCCTATAA